Proteins encoded within one genomic window of Carassius gibelio isolate Cgi1373 ecotype wild population from Czech Republic chromosome A4, carGib1.2-hapl.c, whole genome shotgun sequence:
- the LOC127971068 gene encoding prolactin-like → MPVTRVTLMGQMTGRMKERVKEEPEARYFYELTEALIQGDPLAFEAHEADYMSLWAVAVLLVALLCLDPHSRVSSAPICTHGPSGCHVPSLADLFDRVIQHSARMHSLSNDLHSEFEQYFLPSKNSIGKIYRKCHTSSILTPNGKENAQKLAREELTEVILKLLVAWRDPLFQLHQSMAHQQDFNSFSSNKALEMGDMAHELRKGVEKVAEKMRVLGMLGNSVTGLSAAETMLPISDSGEAMSNYELLYCFRRDSNKVQNYLKILKCRIVPEHHC, encoded by the exons ATGCCAGTCACCCGGGTTACTCTCATGGGTCAGATGACAGGACGGATGAAAGAGAGAGTTAAAGAG GAGCCTGAAGCAAGGTATTTCTATGAACTGACAGAGGCTCTGATTCAAGGAGACCCACTAGCTTTTGAAGCCCATGAGGCTGACTACA TGTCTCTGTGGGCAGTGGCTGTGCTGCTTGTGGCACTTCTGTGCCTGGATCCTCACAGCCGGGTCAGCTCCGCGCCCATCTGCACACACGGGCCATCAGGATGTCACGTCCCGTCCCTGGCAGATCTCTTCGACAGGGTCATTCAGCACTCTGCCAGAATGCACAGCCTCTCCAACGATCTGCACTCAGAGTTT gAACAGTATTTCCTTCCCAGCAAAAATTCTATTGGAAAGATCTACCGCAAGTGTCACACCTCCAGCATACTGACTCCAAACGGCAAAGAGAATGCACAGAAACTAGCT CGTGAAGAGTTAACAGAGGTGATTCTTAAACTGCTGGTGGCTTGGAGGGACCCCCTGTTCCAGCTGCACCAGAGCATGGCTCACCAGCAGGACTTCAACAGCTTCAGCAGTAACAAAGCCCTGGAGATGGGTGACATGGCCCATGAGCTGAGGAAAGGAGTGGAGAAAGTAGCTGAGAAG ATGAGAGTACTGGGAATGCTTGGCAACTCTGTGACAGGGCTGTCTGCAGCAGAAACCATGCTTCCTATATCTGACAGCGGAGAGGCCATGAGCAACTATGAGCTCCTGTACTGCTTTCGCCGTGATTCGAACAAAGTCCAGAACTATCTAAAGATTCTTAAGTGCAGAATCGTACCTGAGCACCACTGttag